Genomic DNA from Cucurbita pepo subsp. pepo cultivar mu-cu-16 chromosome LG13, ASM280686v2, whole genome shotgun sequence:
TTTCAGTTATTTAATACTAATTTCTACTATACTTttatcataactcatacattaGAGTATATGTGGAGGAGAgtattctaacctaagattTTTTCAAGGTAGTGAAAATATCTTACGTGTTGAATGCGACCCATAATGGTGCCCTCGTCTAATGCCATTCCTGGACCTAATAGCAGATAGGTTGTGCTGCTCCCATGCTCACAGTCATTTGATAATTTCTTGAAGAATTTTAAacgttatatatatttattagtctaagtatatacatttttatgtCAGTTGACTTACGTTTACGTTAGCTTAGATATTTATTAGTCGGAGtaaaaaattctattatagttagatttatttatttatttaattttcaagttgaatttagaaatttatttaatttgactTTAAGAGGTGGCATTAATTacactaattaattttattagaaataacatttaataactttttttttttatttttcaaaacacttattattctctcttactttattttcctttttcttattattagtcattaatatattttaaaataataactctcatatttaaaatttttatttcgatGAATTTATTTGTccctttttaaataaatcaaaattaaataaaatacatggTCGtgaaaatacttaaaaaatatgattttatttatttatttatttttgtcgtCGTATATACAACGGTCCCGTTATAcacattaaaacaaaaatttaaaaacttattagaCTTTTCATTACCTAAAACCTATTTTTAATCATGTACCAACTTTTGTTTGATTACTTATCTAACATATTTTctacattatattttaaacgaacaattttaaaaaaatttaaaataaagtttgtttaatttattatttaacctaaattgaataaatattaaaagagtataaactaatttttagccaataaaaaatatttttaataaagtttttcaTCGTATTTGACCatacatttaaaaaagtaattaaaataataatttaatcaatttatttactcttagcttattaaaaaattaaaataataaaatatgtgaaaataatattagattttaaagaatttttttgtaagttaaaaagtaaattaaagagtgataattacaaaaaataaataaataaaatcaatatgCTTATTCCCCTTAGCTTCCTTTTTACTGTTGGACTGAAATTgactcaaattaatttaaaattaatttataaaaacccacgttttaaaaaaaaaattaccccAAATGcatattgtttttatatttaatagaaaataccAGGTGCCACGTAGTAATGGtcaataaagttttaatatatatatatatatttttaaattcactttttaaattgtttgCTTTACACTTTTTGATTGAGAGAGAGCCATCTATAAAAGAAATggtagaaaataatattatgaaaTATCTGGTGCCACGTGGGAttagatattttgaaatattaattatttaggtaaattttaattaactaacTCAACCATTTCTCttactattttatatatttggtttaataaattaaaatgcatttgaattccatttcttttatatttaatacattttccaaataataataataataataaattgaaagaaaataacaaaaaaggaaaaaaagaggatgaaaagaaaagtaataaaactaattaatatatatatttctttttatcgTGTGGCTGTAGACGGCTGAGACTACGGTCTACAGCCACCACAGATTCTGTTTCATGGTTCTGTGCTATTACCGCGTCGGGCTCGCCCAGGGAAGGCAGATGGTAAAACGGCGTCATTTTGAAGGACACAGCCCACTGGAATTTCGTACCCAATGGGCCGGGCCCCACATTTGGGTTCGCTTCATGGTCCTCATCCCTATATAAACCCACATCCCCCTCTTCACTTTCTTCCACctccaaaatttcaattcaaaccaTAACTTCAAGGAaggcggcggtggtggtggtggtggtggtggtgaaaAAGCTTTgatcatttcttcttcttcttctttttcttcttctctaccttctctcattttttccGTATCAAATTCGTCGATCTCTCATGGCGGCTTCCGTCGACAATCGTCAATATGGACCTCTCCAGCCACCGCTTAGTGGCGTCGTTAGGTCATTCAAGAATGGTCCTAACCATCGATCCGACTCTCCCGTTCGTGGCTGTAACTTCCCTAATTCCAACGTTGATTTTAATAACAACCGTCCTTTGAAAAGCTCCGTCAAGATACaagaggcggcggcggcggaggaggaggaggagatggaGGATTCGTGTAGCGaagatgagaatgagaatgagtTTCGTGATTTGATTGTGAAGGGAAACCGTGAACTCGAGCCGTCGATTTTGGATCACAGAGATGAAGGCACGGCTGATAATTGGATCGAGCGGAATGCTTCCATGGTCCGTCTCACAGGGAAGCATCCCTTCAATTCTGAACCGCCTCTTAACCGTCTGATGCATCACGGATTCATCACGCCTGTTCCTCTCCACTACGTCCGTAACCACGGTGTGGTCCCCAAGGCGAAATGGGCCGACTGGACCGTTGAGGTTTGCGGACTTGTCAAACGTCCCGCCAAGTTCACCATGGACCAACTCCTCAACGAATTCCGCTTCCGTGAATTCCCAGCCACACTCGTCTGCGCTGGAAACCGACGGAAGGAACAGAACATGGTGAAACAGAGCATCGGATTTAACTGGGGAGCGGCGGGTGTGTCTACGTCGGTATGGCGTGGTGTTCCACTTTGTGACGTGTTGAAACGATGCGGGATATTGAGCCGTAAGAAAGGGGCGCTGAATGTATGCTTTGAAGGAGCTGAGGATCTTCCTGGTGGCGGTGGGTCAAAATACGGAACCAGTATCAAGAAGGAACTAGCCATGGATCCTGCTAGAGACATCATTCTCGCCTATATGCAAAACGGCGAGCAATTAGCGCCGGACCATGGCTTTCCGGTGAGGATGATCATTCCGGGATTCATCGGTGGTAGAATGGTGAAATGGTTGAAACGAATCATTGTGACAACGAAAGAATCCGAAAACTATTACCATTTTAAGGATAACAGAGTCTTGCCTTCCCATGTCGACGCAGAGCTCGCCAACGCTGAAGGTAGTTAATTACTCttcttattaataaataaacaagacAACGTTAAATGAAGTTGGTAAttgattcattaattaattaaattaatgaacaTGCAGCTTGGTGGTACAAGCCGGAACATATAATCAACGAGTTGAACATAAACTCAGTGATAACCACGCCCTGTCATGAGGAGATTCTTCCGATCAACGCGTGGACCACTCAGAGGCCCTACACCTTGAGAGGCTACTCTTATTCCGGTGAGCCGCTGTTGTAATTGTCTTTTAATTCCATGGAGAGATCCAAATATTATAcgaattttaatttggaaatttgaaaCTGTTAGGCGGTGGGAAGAAGGTGACGCGTGTGGAGGTGACGATGGATAGTGGAGAGACATGGCAGGTGTGCACGTTGGACCATCCGGAGAAGGCGAACAAGTATGGGAAATATTGGTGCTGGTGTTTCTGGTCGTTGGAGGTGGAGGTGCTGGACTTGCTCAGCGCTAAGGAAATTGCCGTCCGGGCTTGGGATGAAACCCATAACACCCAGCCGGAGAAACTCATCTGGAACCTCATGGTGTGTAATTTCACTCTGTATTggatttatattaaaatttgaacataattAACGATTTGgggaatttgaattttgttcaGGGAATGATGAACAATTGCTGGTTCAGAGTGAAAACCAATATGTGCAAGCCTCACAAGGGTGAAATCGGTATCATCTTCGAACACCCAACGCAGCCCGGCAACCAATCCGGCGGATGGATGGACAGAGAGAGACATCTGGAGATTTCCACTGAATCAAACCAGACATTGAAAAAGAGTGTCTCCACTCCATTCATGAACACCGCCTCCAACACGTACACCTTATCCGAAGTCAAAAAGCACAACTCCCCCCAATCCGCTTGGATCATCGTTCACGGTCACGTCTACGACTGCACCCGCTTCCTCAAAGACCACCCCGGCGGTTCCGACAGTATCCTCATTAACGCCGGCACCGACTGCACCGAAGAGTTCGACGCAATCCACTCTGACAAAGCCAAGAAAATGCTCGAGGACTATAGAATCGGGGAGTTAATCACCACTGGCTACGCGTCCGACTCCTCCTCCAATTCCCCTAACAACTCCACTCATGGCGCGTCCAACTTCTCCCACTTAGCCCCCATTCGAGAGGCTCCAGTAACACGACGCGTGGCGCTCGCCCCTAACGAGAAAATCCCCTGCAAATTGATTTCCAAGACCTCGATCTCACACGACGTGCGTGTGTTCAGATTCGCACTACCCGGTGGTCAGGACCAGGCTCTCGGATTACCCGTGGGGAAGCACATTTTCATATGCGCCACAGTGGACGGCAAGCTCTGCATGAGAGCCTACACGCCCACTAGCTCCATAGACGAAATGGGGTTCTTCGAATTGGTGGTGAAAGTATACTTCAAAGGCGTGCACCCAAAGTTCCCCAACGGCGGGATCATGTCCCAGTATTTGGATTCCATGGAGGTCGGATCCACGCTGGATGTGAAGGGTCCACTCGGCCATATCGAGTACACAGGGCGCGGCAACTTTATGGTCCATGGCAAGCCCCGGTTCGCCAGACGGCTTGCCATGCTGGCAGGCGGGACCGGAATAACCCCAATATACCAAGTGGTGCAAGCGATATTAAAGGATCCGGAGGACGAGACGGAGATGTATGTGGTGTATGCGAATCGGACGGAGGATGATATTTTGCTGAGGGAGGAATTGGAGACGTGGGCGAAGAAGAACCAGAGATTGAAAGTGTGGTACGTGGTGCAGGAGAGTATTAGAGAAGGGTGGGAATATAGCGTTGGGTTCATTACAGAGAATATTCTGAGAGAGCATAttccggcggcggcggaggacaCATTGGCATTGGCTTGTGGGCCGCCGGCGATGATTCAGTTCGCAGTGCAGCCCAATTTGGAGAAGATGAATTACGATACCAAGAATTCGTTATTagtgttttaattaattagtggaAGGAAgacaaccaaaataaataaattggttttttatatttttattttcttcaatgaaaATCCAAAATTGAGGAAAAAAGTTGGATTCGTTTtgtaaaataatgaaatatatgtGAATATTATAATCATTGTAAAtactcttattttctttttttattatttggatGTATTCGTGCATAAATGACGATAATTATAAGAAGCTTGTCGTTTTCCtctatcatttattttattattttgacgaatatatttaattaactaaaaagaaataaatttattaattttcaaaggTGGGCGAgtgaaatgacaaaaatgcCAATCGGAAACCAAATTGTCCAGTTGGGGACGATGGACTTGAAAGGACAAGAGATGTAAATTAAAACACGGCATGTGAAAGTGAGAGAtcgttttgttttatttgccAAACTCGTGCTTTGGAAAATTGGTGttacaaaattattgaatgCCCATTTTCAATGCCTTCATCAATTCCAAACTTACTGCATCcacattttatttctttaataaacttttaaaaatttcaacaaaattgaCATTTAAAACCTTTGATGATAAGATACGTGTAGATTTAAACGCATgttgtaataattaaaatatgagatCGAAATTCAAGCCCATTTTACGTACATGCGTAAACATGTTCATTTAACCTGCATAGTTATGAAAGTTTCTTTCTCGACCGACTCTATGGACATCTCAATGAAATAAGGTTAGATTAAGGTAACCAAAACGTGTAGCGTAGATGTGAGAAAGAACGGAGTTAGAATCCCGAGGGATAAATGGTGCATGTGATAGTATTATTAAGTAACAGTAGAAAATATGAAGGGTTGGCGGCGTCTCAGGGCGACATGGAATGAAAGTGCCCCATGTTGTTTGGGGAGCTGAAAGGCCAATTAGAAACCTAGTTTCCGCGCagccatccatccatccatgtCTCCACAATCTCCGGACCCCTCTTTTTCCTCCACTTTTTTATGGCCGCCACACGCGCATCTCCTCCCCTTTTCACCATTGGAActgagtcccacattagtaATAACAACGAAGTccgtaaaaaatgactaagactctaaaggagtcgagcctccgGAGGcacactttgttcgaggggaggtgttggatgatggaagtctcacatcggctaatttagggaatgatcatgggtttataagtgaggaatatggggaagtccaaagcaaagccatgagagcttatgctcaaagtggacaatatcataccattgtggagagtcgtggtgGTTCCTAACAGATGTCCCTGTCCATTTCAAATTTAGCGGCACACatttaagataattaaaaaaaaacgctaATTTGACTCACCCACTACCTACCCATAAAAGAAAGGCAAGTGGAATTGAATTGGTAGTCCCATGTTAATGTGGAAGGCAGCTAATTA
This window encodes:
- the LOC111809152 gene encoding nitrate reductase [NADH], whose product is MAASVDNRQYGPLQPPLSGVVRSFKNGPNHRSDSPVRGCNFPNSNVDFNNNRPLKSSVKIQEAAAAEEEEEMEDSCSEDENENEFRDLIVKGNRELEPSILDHRDEGTADNWIERNASMVRLTGKHPFNSEPPLNRLMHHGFITPVPLHYVRNHGVVPKAKWADWTVEVCGLVKRPAKFTMDQLLNEFRFREFPATLVCAGNRRKEQNMVKQSIGFNWGAAGVSTSVWRGVPLCDVLKRCGILSRKKGALNVCFEGAEDLPGGGGSKYGTSIKKELAMDPARDIILAYMQNGEQLAPDHGFPVRMIIPGFIGGRMVKWLKRIIVTTKESENYYHFKDNRVLPSHVDAELANAEAWWYKPEHIINELNINSVITTPCHEEILPINAWTTQRPYTLRGYSYSGGGKKVTRVEVTMDSGETWQVCTLDHPEKANKYGKYWCWCFWSLEVEVLDLLSAKEIAVRAWDETHNTQPEKLIWNLMGMMNNCWFRVKTNMCKPHKGEIGIIFEHPTQPGNQSGGWMDRERHLEISTESNQTLKKSVSTPFMNTASNTYTLSEVKKHNSPQSAWIIVHGHVYDCTRFLKDHPGGSDSILINAGTDCTEEFDAIHSDKAKKMLEDYRIGELITTGYASDSSSNSPNNSTHGASNFSHLAPIREAPVTRRVALAPNEKIPCKLISKTSISHDVRVFRFALPGGQDQALGLPVGKHIFICATVDGKLCMRAYTPTSSIDEMGFFELVVKVYFKGVHPKFPNGGIMSQYLDSMEVGSTLDVKGPLGHIEYTGRGNFMVHGKPRFARRLAMLAGGTGITPIYQVVQAILKDPEDETEMYVVYANRTEDDILLREELETWAKKNQRLKVWYVVQESIREGWEYSVGFITENILREHIPAAAEDTLALACGPPAMIQFAVQPNLEKMNYDTKNSLLVF